A portion of the Stigmatopora argus isolate UIUO_Sarg chromosome 15, RoL_Sarg_1.0, whole genome shotgun sequence genome contains these proteins:
- the LOC144090243 gene encoding snRNA-activating protein complex subunit 1-like yields MNSVRLNEQVRSDCEELLALFQQTDSVRFEVFSKIWKEMKFGQIFYGTVGREKRAFSRLVLDVAVGYFMPPFSFQIRVGGLYLIYCLYHCQTASPRVGISVALKDWDDVLSFEKDALGSQHLDTVFVLRQLLSCKAFRFTAMPTSLKFKKSKKAERSRLRDKFVARARAPQELLDRDAMEELANVHDLYHKLKSSVCAESSEGKHSGMDLIRPNIVQKLRGCVLSFNNWQSNNQQEADDDNEEDGGDDGGPGTSSRTESSRRAQLLSSIKSKAYGEATESCKSRRHRQVELDVGDRPGQAFPKKAAKASLKARTQENLCTVARLKKEAPTVTRIHRLVTLERCKFEGKQEENDSMTTGLE; encoded by the exons ATGAATTCGGTCCGCCTGAACGAACAAGTGCGTTCGGACTGCGAGGAGTTGCTCGCTCTCTTCCAACAAACCGACTCCGTCCGCTTTGAGGTTTTCTCCAAAATATGGAAGGAAATGAAATTTGGACAAATATTTTA TGGTACCGTCGGGCGCGAGAAGCGAGCGTTCAGTCGACTGGTGTTGGACGTGGCGGTCGGCTACTTCATGCCCCCGTTCAGTTTCCAGATACGAGTGGGAGGACTTTACCTGATCTACTGTCTTTACCACTGCCAGACGGCCTCGCCGCGTGTGGGG ATCTCCGTGGCGCTGAAGGACTGGGATGACGTGCTGAGTTTCGAGAAGGACGCGTTGGGATCCCAGCACCTGGACACCGTCTTTGTCCTCCGACAGCTGCTCTCCTGCAAGGCCTTCCGCTTCACCGCCATGCCCACTTCG CTGAAGTTCAAGAAGAGCAAGAAGGCGGAGCGCTCTCGCCTGCGGGACAAGTTCGTGGCCAGAGCACGAGCCCCGCAGGAGCTTCTGGACAGGGACGCCATGGAG GAGCTGGCCAACGTCCACGATCTGTACCACAAGCTAAAGTCGTCCGTCTGCGCCGAGTCGTCAGAGGGGAAGCACTCGGGGATGGACCTGATTCGCCCAAATATAGTCCAAAAGCTACGAGGGTGCGTTCTGAGTTTCAACAACTGGCAGAGCAATAATCAACAG GAAGCGGACGACGACAACGAAGAAGacggcggcgacgacggcggCCCGGGAACTTCTTCGCGAACGGAG AGTTCCCGAAGAGCTCAACTTCTGTCGTCCATCAAGTCCAAAGCGTACGGAGAAGCCACCGAG TCTTGCAAGTCACGCCGCCATCGCCAGGTGGAACTGGACGTTGGCGATCGGCCCGGCCAAGCCTTTCCAAAAAAGGCCGCCAAGGCGTCCCTCAAGGCGAGGACTCAAGAGAACCTTTGCACCGTCG CTCGTTTGAAGAAAGAAGCTCCCACGGTCACTCGAATCCATCGTCTGGTCACCCTGGAGCGCTGCAAATTTGAAG gAAAACAAGAAGAAAACGACTCAATGACCACTGGATTGGAATGA
- the iars2 gene encoding isoleucine--tRNA ligase, mitochondrial isoform X2 has translation MLLCGVSVVNRTLTRWGRKCDRGGGLLRRSFLCSTSRWHAVSGGEGNGSSRPSSSSGPIPGPSPSPSSSPSPKSAEPGSAQGLYRDTVLLPRTEFPMKLTGQKLLDREVEIQEQSGFSTLYSWQSERKGKKFCLHDGPPYANGDPHVGHALNKILKDIHNRFEMLRGRRVHYVPGWDCHGLPIELKALGQLGTADLDPLQIRQKARQFAKGAADRQKAAFQRWGVMADWDKCYYTYDGAYEAAQLKVFQEMHGKGLIYQDYKPVFWSPSSRTALAEAELEYNPEHLSKTIYATFPLVTLPPKMASIETQDNVSVLVWTTQPWTIPANQAICYMPNAQYSVTRRKDNSQLLLMATERTANMAAVLGTELESLATFTGSELEGGMCEHPTVAGKEVPLLPANHVTMAKGTGLVHTAPAHGMEDYGVASHFKLPVECMVDEDGKFTELAGPELRNLSVFKEGTEKVICMLKECGALLKEEDLLHSYPYDWRTKQPVLIRPSKQWFIDTGALKAKAKDALQKVRVMPESARGGLLSMLDRRTYWCISRQRSWGVPIPVFYHRESGQALVNKHTVGHVAALFKEKGSDCWWELPMDALLPADVLKKSKAGPVSDYVRGEDVLDIWFDSGTSWAAVLQEGDGKADVYVEGKDQIGGWFQSSLLTSVAVGNKAPYKSLVVHGFAVSEKGEKMSKSVGNVVDPDTVINGAKDGSTPAYGADALRWWVAESNIFSEVQIGALALNSARDNINKLRNTLRFLLGNLDGFDPRTLAVDPKEMFYVDQYMLHLLREYSMKVTDAYDTFDAGRVVRLLQSFITGELSSFYFSIIKDRLYCDPEDSPGRRSCQTVLEEILDGVTRSVAPILPHLAEEAYAHSPGRRENETLFRSGWLQCSSVWRRPGLEEAVEGACAIRDSFLSSIPGKNAAQYDLTVAIEPGLLFELMESLQEDPSSTSSQLVELMMSARVDLTGAVPRDLSPDAVVSQGTFLINLEGGVIREKSRYTIAAAPTSGHRCPRCRRYTAAEPDCPCPRCQTLVAKAC, from the exons ATGCTGCTGTGCGGTGTTTCGGTCGTAAACCGAACGCTAACGAGATGGGGAAGGAAATGTGACCGAGGAGGGGGGCTCCTCCGGCGGTCCTTTTTGTGTAGCACTAGCCGCTGGCATGCCGTTTCCGGGGGCGAGGGCAATGGCAGCTCCCGGCCCAGCTCTAGCTCCGGTCCTATTCCTGGTCCCAGTCCTAGTCCCAGTTCCAGTCCTAGCCCCAAGTCCGCCGAGCCGGGCTCTGCTCAGGGACTGTACCGGGACACCGTGCTACTTCCCCGCACCGAGTTTCCCATGAAGCTAACGGGACAGAAACTACTCGACAGGGAAGTGGAGATACAAGAG CAGAGTGGCTTTTCCACTCTTTACAGCTGGCAGAGCGAGCGCAAGGGCAAGAAGTTTTGCCTTCACGACGGACCTCCGTACGCTAATGGCGACCCGCACGTGGGACACGCTCTCAACAAG ATCCTAAAAGACATCCACAACCGTTTTGAGATGCTCCGAGGCCGGCGGGTCCACTACGTCCCGGGCTGGGACTGCCACGGTCTTCCCATCGAGCTGAAAGCTCTGGGCCAACTGGGCACGGCGGATCTCGATCCCCTGCAGATCAGACAGAAAG CTCGCCAATTCGCCAAGGGGGCCGCGGATCGCCAGAAGGCCGCTTTCCAACGCTGGGGGGTGATGGCCGACTGGGACAAGTGCTACTACACTTATGACGGCGCCTACGAGGCCGCTCAGCTCAAAGTCTTCCAGGAGATGCACGGCAAG GGGCTCATCTATCAAGATTACAAGCCAGTTTTTTGGTCTCCTTCATCGAG AACCGCCTTAGCAGAGGCAGAATTGGAGTACAATCCCGAGCATCTCAGCAAGACCATCTACGCCACATTTCCGCTCGTCACGCTGCCTCCTAAAATGGCGTCGATTGAAA CTCAGGATAATGTTTCTGTGTTGGTGTGGACCACGCAGCCTTGGACTATCCCTGCTAACCAGGCTATCTGCTACATGCCAAATGCCCA GTACTCTGTGACGAGAAGGAAAGACAACTCTCAACTGCTCTTGATGGCCACCGAGCGCACCGCCAATATGGCCGCCGTGTTGGGAACAGAACTGGAGAGCCTTGCCACTTTTACTG GCTCGGAACTGGAGGGCGGGATGTGCGAGCATCCCACGGTCGCCGGCAAGGAAGTGCCGCTCTTGCCCGCCAATCACGTGACCATGGCCAAAGGAACGGGATTGGTCCACACGGCCCCGGCTCACGGCATGGAGGATTACGGCGTGGCCTCTCACTTTAAACTCCCCGTG GAGTGCATGGTGGACGAGGACGGAAAGTTCACGGAGCTGGCGGGTCCGGAATTGCGGAATCTGTCCGTCTTTAAAGAAGGCACCGAAAAAG TCATCTGCATGCTGAAGGAATGCGGCGCTTTGCTAAAGGAGGAGGACCTACTCCACAGTTACCCGTACGACTGGAGGACCAAGCAACCCGTGCTCATCCGACCCAGCAAACAGTGGTTTATCGACACGGGCGCCCTGAAGGCCAAGGCTAAA GACGCCCTGCAGAAGGTTCGCGTCATGCCCGAGTCGGCCCGTGGCGGCCTGCTGAGCATGCTGGACCGCCGCACTTACTGGTGCATCTCGCGTCAGCGCAGCTGGGGGGTGCCCATCCCCGTCTTCTACCACCGAGAGAGCGGCCAGGCGCTGGTCAACAA ACACACGGTGGGCCACGTCGCCGCTCTCTTCAAGGAGAAGGGCAGCGACTGTTGGTGGGAGCTCCCCATGGACGCGTTGCTCCCGGCGGATGTCCTCAAGAAG AGTAAAGCAGGACCAGTAAGCGACTACGTCCGCGGAGAGGACGTACTGGACATCTGGTTTGACAGCGGTACATCGTGGGCGGCTGTTCTGCAAG AGGGCGACGGCAAGGCGGACGTCTACGTGGAAGGGAAGGACCAGATCGGAGGCTGGTTTCAGTCGTCGCTGCTCACCAGCGTCGCCGTGGGGAACAAGGCGCCTTACAA ATCACTGGTGGTCCATGGTTTTGCGGTCAGTGAGAAGGGCGAAAAGATGTCCAAGTCTGTTGGGAATGTCGTGGACCCGGACACCGTCATCAACGGTGCAAAG GACGGCAGCACGCCAGCCTACGGAGCGGACGCGCTGCGCTGGTGGGTGGCCGAGTCCAACATCTTCTCCGAGGTCCAGATCGGCGCTTTGGCCCTCAACTCGGCCCGGGACAACATCAACAAG CTCAGAAACACCTTGCGCTTCCTGCTGGGGAACCTGGACGGCTTCGACCCGCGGACACTGGCCGTGGACCCCAAGGAGATGTTCTACGTGGACCAGTACATGCTGCACCTGCTGCGCGAGTACAGCATGAAG GTGACGGACGCTTATGACACGTTTGACGCCGGTCGAGTGGTCCGCCTCCTCCAGTCGTTTATCACCGGCGAGCTCTCCAGCTTTTACTTCAGCATCATCAAGGACAG GTTGTACTGCGATCCCGAGGACTCGCCGGGCCGAAGATCGTGTCAGACGGTCTTGGAGGAGATCCTGGACGGGGTGACCAGATCCGTGGCCCCCATCCTGCCTCATCTGGCCGAAGAGGCGTACGCGCACTCGCCGGGTCGCCGCG AAAACGAGACGCTCTTCAGGAGCGGCTGGCTCCAATGCAGCTCGGTGTGGCGGCGCCCGGGcctggaggaggcggtggaagggGCCTGCGCCATCCGGGACTCCTTCTTGTCTTCCATTCCGGGCAAAAACGCCGCGCAGTACGACCTGACCGTCGCCATCGAGCCCGGCCTCCTCTTTGAGCTCATGGAG TCCCTTCAAGAGGATCCCTCGTCCACTTCCTCCCAGCTGGTGGAGCTGATGATGTCGGCTCGGGTCGACCTGACCGGCGCCGTTCCCCGCGACCTCTCCCCCGACGCCGTGGTCAGCCAGGGCACGTTCCTCATCAACCTAGAAG GTGGCGTCATTCGGGAGAAGAGTCGCTACACCATAGCGGCGGCGCCCACCTCCGGCCACCGATGTCCCCGTTGTCGCCGTTACACGGCGGCGGAGCCGGACTGCCCGTGCCCGCGCTGTCAGACGCTCGTCGCCAAAGCCTGCTAA
- the iars2 gene encoding isoleucine--tRNA ligase, mitochondrial isoform X1, translating into MLLCGVSVVNRTLTRWGRKCDRGGGLLRRSFLCSTSRWHAVSGGEGNGSSRPSSSSGPIPGPSPSPSSSPSPKSAEPGSAQGLYRDTVLLPRTEFPMKLTGQKLLDREVEIQEQSGFSTLYSWQSERKGKKFCLHDGPPYANGDPHVGHALNKILKDIHNRFEMLRGRRVHYVPGWDCHGLPIELKALGQLGTADLDPLQIRQKARQFAKGAADRQKAAFQRWGVMADWDKCYYTYDGAYEAAQLKVFQEMHGKGLIYQDYKPVFWSPSSRTALAEAELEYNPEHLSKTIYATFPLVTLPPKMASIETQDNVSVLVWTTQPWTIPANQAICYMPNAQYSVTRRKDNSQLLLMATERTANMAAVLGTELESLATFTGSELEGGMCEHPTVAGKEVPLLPANHVTMAKGTGLVHTAPAHGMEDYGVASHFKLPVECMVDEDGKFTELAGPELRNLSVFKEGTEKVICMLKECGALLKEEDLLHSYPYDWRTKQPVLIRPSKQWFIDTGALKAKAKDALQKVRVMPESARGGLLSMLDRRTYWCISRQRSWGVPIPVFYHRESGQALVNKHTVGHVAALFKEKGSDCWWELPMDALLPADVLKKSKAGPVSDYVRGEDVLDIWFDSGTSWAAVLQEEPEADSPGPESPLDWLPASWRIPPLAEGDGKADVYVEGKDQIGGWFQSSLLTSVAVGNKAPYKSLVVHGFAVSEKGEKMSKSVGNVVDPDTVINGAKDGSTPAYGADALRWWVAESNIFSEVQIGALALNSARDNINKLRNTLRFLLGNLDGFDPRTLAVDPKEMFYVDQYMLHLLREYSMKVTDAYDTFDAGRVVRLLQSFITGELSSFYFSIIKDRLYCDPEDSPGRRSCQTVLEEILDGVTRSVAPILPHLAEEAYAHSPGRRENETLFRSGWLQCSSVWRRPGLEEAVEGACAIRDSFLSSIPGKNAAQYDLTVAIEPGLLFELMESLQEDPSSTSSQLVELMMSARVDLTGAVPRDLSPDAVVSQGTFLINLEGGVIREKSRYTIAAAPTSGHRCPRCRRYTAAEPDCPCPRCQTLVAKAC; encoded by the exons ATGCTGCTGTGCGGTGTTTCGGTCGTAAACCGAACGCTAACGAGATGGGGAAGGAAATGTGACCGAGGAGGGGGGCTCCTCCGGCGGTCCTTTTTGTGTAGCACTAGCCGCTGGCATGCCGTTTCCGGGGGCGAGGGCAATGGCAGCTCCCGGCCCAGCTCTAGCTCCGGTCCTATTCCTGGTCCCAGTCCTAGTCCCAGTTCCAGTCCTAGCCCCAAGTCCGCCGAGCCGGGCTCTGCTCAGGGACTGTACCGGGACACCGTGCTACTTCCCCGCACCGAGTTTCCCATGAAGCTAACGGGACAGAAACTACTCGACAGGGAAGTGGAGATACAAGAG CAGAGTGGCTTTTCCACTCTTTACAGCTGGCAGAGCGAGCGCAAGGGCAAGAAGTTTTGCCTTCACGACGGACCTCCGTACGCTAATGGCGACCCGCACGTGGGACACGCTCTCAACAAG ATCCTAAAAGACATCCACAACCGTTTTGAGATGCTCCGAGGCCGGCGGGTCCACTACGTCCCGGGCTGGGACTGCCACGGTCTTCCCATCGAGCTGAAAGCTCTGGGCCAACTGGGCACGGCGGATCTCGATCCCCTGCAGATCAGACAGAAAG CTCGCCAATTCGCCAAGGGGGCCGCGGATCGCCAGAAGGCCGCTTTCCAACGCTGGGGGGTGATGGCCGACTGGGACAAGTGCTACTACACTTATGACGGCGCCTACGAGGCCGCTCAGCTCAAAGTCTTCCAGGAGATGCACGGCAAG GGGCTCATCTATCAAGATTACAAGCCAGTTTTTTGGTCTCCTTCATCGAG AACCGCCTTAGCAGAGGCAGAATTGGAGTACAATCCCGAGCATCTCAGCAAGACCATCTACGCCACATTTCCGCTCGTCACGCTGCCTCCTAAAATGGCGTCGATTGAAA CTCAGGATAATGTTTCTGTGTTGGTGTGGACCACGCAGCCTTGGACTATCCCTGCTAACCAGGCTATCTGCTACATGCCAAATGCCCA GTACTCTGTGACGAGAAGGAAAGACAACTCTCAACTGCTCTTGATGGCCACCGAGCGCACCGCCAATATGGCCGCCGTGTTGGGAACAGAACTGGAGAGCCTTGCCACTTTTACTG GCTCGGAACTGGAGGGCGGGATGTGCGAGCATCCCACGGTCGCCGGCAAGGAAGTGCCGCTCTTGCCCGCCAATCACGTGACCATGGCCAAAGGAACGGGATTGGTCCACACGGCCCCGGCTCACGGCATGGAGGATTACGGCGTGGCCTCTCACTTTAAACTCCCCGTG GAGTGCATGGTGGACGAGGACGGAAAGTTCACGGAGCTGGCGGGTCCGGAATTGCGGAATCTGTCCGTCTTTAAAGAAGGCACCGAAAAAG TCATCTGCATGCTGAAGGAATGCGGCGCTTTGCTAAAGGAGGAGGACCTACTCCACAGTTACCCGTACGACTGGAGGACCAAGCAACCCGTGCTCATCCGACCCAGCAAACAGTGGTTTATCGACACGGGCGCCCTGAAGGCCAAGGCTAAA GACGCCCTGCAGAAGGTTCGCGTCATGCCCGAGTCGGCCCGTGGCGGCCTGCTGAGCATGCTGGACCGCCGCACTTACTGGTGCATCTCGCGTCAGCGCAGCTGGGGGGTGCCCATCCCCGTCTTCTACCACCGAGAGAGCGGCCAGGCGCTGGTCAACAA ACACACGGTGGGCCACGTCGCCGCTCTCTTCAAGGAGAAGGGCAGCGACTGTTGGTGGGAGCTCCCCATGGACGCGTTGCTCCCGGCGGATGTCCTCAAGAAG AGTAAAGCAGGACCAGTAAGCGACTACGTCCGCGGAGAGGACGTACTGGACATCTGGTTTGACAGCGGTACATCGTGGGCGGCTGTTCTGCAAG AAGAGCCGGAGGCGGACTCCCCGGGGCCCGAGTCTCCTCTGGACTGGCTCCCGGCGTCGTGGCGCATACCGCCGCTCGCAG AGGGCGACGGCAAGGCGGACGTCTACGTGGAAGGGAAGGACCAGATCGGAGGCTGGTTTCAGTCGTCGCTGCTCACCAGCGTCGCCGTGGGGAACAAGGCGCCTTACAA ATCACTGGTGGTCCATGGTTTTGCGGTCAGTGAGAAGGGCGAAAAGATGTCCAAGTCTGTTGGGAATGTCGTGGACCCGGACACCGTCATCAACGGTGCAAAG GACGGCAGCACGCCAGCCTACGGAGCGGACGCGCTGCGCTGGTGGGTGGCCGAGTCCAACATCTTCTCCGAGGTCCAGATCGGCGCTTTGGCCCTCAACTCGGCCCGGGACAACATCAACAAG CTCAGAAACACCTTGCGCTTCCTGCTGGGGAACCTGGACGGCTTCGACCCGCGGACACTGGCCGTGGACCCCAAGGAGATGTTCTACGTGGACCAGTACATGCTGCACCTGCTGCGCGAGTACAGCATGAAG GTGACGGACGCTTATGACACGTTTGACGCCGGTCGAGTGGTCCGCCTCCTCCAGTCGTTTATCACCGGCGAGCTCTCCAGCTTTTACTTCAGCATCATCAAGGACAG GTTGTACTGCGATCCCGAGGACTCGCCGGGCCGAAGATCGTGTCAGACGGTCTTGGAGGAGATCCTGGACGGGGTGACCAGATCCGTGGCCCCCATCCTGCCTCATCTGGCCGAAGAGGCGTACGCGCACTCGCCGGGTCGCCGCG AAAACGAGACGCTCTTCAGGAGCGGCTGGCTCCAATGCAGCTCGGTGTGGCGGCGCCCGGGcctggaggaggcggtggaagggGCCTGCGCCATCCGGGACTCCTTCTTGTCTTCCATTCCGGGCAAAAACGCCGCGCAGTACGACCTGACCGTCGCCATCGAGCCCGGCCTCCTCTTTGAGCTCATGGAG TCCCTTCAAGAGGATCCCTCGTCCACTTCCTCCCAGCTGGTGGAGCTGATGATGTCGGCTCGGGTCGACCTGACCGGCGCCGTTCCCCGCGACCTCTCCCCCGACGCCGTGGTCAGCCAGGGCACGTTCCTCATCAACCTAGAAG GTGGCGTCATTCGGGAGAAGAGTCGCTACACCATAGCGGCGGCGCCCACCTCCGGCCACCGATGTCCCCGTTGTCGCCGTTACACGGCGGCGGAGCCGGACTGCCCGTGCCCGCGCTGTCAGACGCTCGTCGCCAAAGCCTGCTAA